In Streptomyces sp. ML-6, the genomic stretch GTTCGCCAGCGGCATCGCGCTGGAGATGGGCCTGAAGCGGCCCAAGTCGCAGAACAAGGACGGCAACGCGCACACGCCGTCGCTGAGCCTGGAGAAGATCAACGAGATCGACGGCGACTGGCTGTTCCTGTCGACCCTCACCTCCGACGGCGAGCAGGCGCTCGAGGAGGTGCAGTCCAAGGCCGCGTACAAGGAGCTGAACGCGGTCAAGGAGGGCCACGTGGTGACGGTGAACGGCTCCGTCTGGTCGACCCGAGGCGGCCCGCTCGCCGCCGACGAGGTCATCAAGGACATCACCAAGGCCCTGACCGCCTCCTGACGTCGTGTCATATCGGTGCGGGCCGGCCGTACTCGCCGTACGGCCGGCCCGCACCCGGCGTGCCTCAGGCGGTGCGGTCGCCGGCCCGGCGCGCCCCGGCGAGGTCCGCGGCCGTCCACGCCATCGCCGTCGCCCCGTCCAGCAGCGCCCGTTCGGCCGCGGGCGAGAGCGCGGCCTCGGCGAAGGCGGCCTCGTGCGGGCCGCAGGACCCGCCGCTGATGTCGAGCACCGGATGGATGGCGGGCACCGCGTGCGAGACGTTGCCCATGTCCGTGCAGGCGAACGGGGCCCGCTCCACGGGCTCCGGACGGCCGAGCGCGCGGGCGTTGGCCGTCCACAGCCGGATCAGCTCCGGATCGCCCCGGAAGTCCAGGTAGTCGGGCTCGGGGCGCTCCAGGGTCACCTCGCACCCGGTCGCCAGTGCGCCCGCCCGGAAGCACGCCTCCACCCGGTCGCGCAGCTCCGTCAGGTCCTCGGCCGCCAGCGCGCGCAGTTCGTACTCGGCGCGCGTCCGGTCCGGGATCGCGTTGGGGGAGCTGCCCGCCTCCGTGGTGATGCCGTGCACCCGCCACTGCGGCGGCAGTTGCTGGCGCAGCAGACCGATGGCCACCTGGGCCACGGTCAGCGCGTCGGCGGCGTTGCGGCCCTCGTGCGGATTCAGGCTCGGGTGTGCGGACCGGCCGGTGTACGTCACCGACAGGGTGCCCAGCGCGAAGGACCGGAAGTCGGCGACCTCGAACGGGCACGGGTGCACCATCATGGCGGCGTCGACGCCGTCGAACGCGCCCTCGCGGAGCATCAGCGCCTTGCCCGCGCCGCGTTCCTCCGCCGGGGTGCCCAGCACCCGTACGCGCAGGCCGAGTTCGTCCGCCAGCGGGGCCAGGCCCAGTGCGGCGCCGACCCCGGCGGCGGCGATGAGGTTGTGGCCGCAGGCGTGCCCGAGGCCCGGCAGGGCGTCGTACTCGCAGACCACCGCGACCGTGAGCGGGCCGCTGCCCGCGGTGGCCTCGAACGCGGTGTCCAGCCCGTACGCCGGGGCGGTCACCGCGAAGCCCCGGGCGCCCAGCAGTTCGGCGCACCAGGCGGCCGCCCGGTGCTCGTCGAACGCCGTCTCCGGGTGGCCGTGGATGCGGCGGCTGAGGTCGAGCAGGGCGTCGCCCTCCTGCTCGATCCCCTTGCGTATGCGGGACTTGACGTCCCGGAGGGCGGGTGCGGCGTCGTCGTACGGGTCGGTCATCGGCTCCTCTTCCGGTGGGTGCGGTCGCACTGTCCCGCGTCGCGAAGTTCACCCGCGGGCATGCCGTGCAAGTATTTAGCTTAGGCTTGCCTAAGTCATTGGCGGCCCACTGCGCGGCAAGGCTTTCACAACCGAGGAGTTGTCCCCAGATGAACGAGCGTCCGGAGCCGTTCCCCCTGCTCACCGCGCAGAGCGGCATCCACTACGCCCAACAGCTCGCCCCGGGCGGCACCGAGTTCCACACCGCGGACGTCGTGGAGATCGACGGAGCCCTCGACGAGGAACGCTTCGAACGCGCGCTGCGCCGCACCGTCGCCGAGGCCGACACCCTGCGGCTGCGGATCACCGAGACGGACGGCACCCCCGCCCAGTACCCCGACCCGGCCCACGCCCTCCGGCTGCACCGGATCGACCTGCGCGGCCACGGGGCGCCCGAGGAGGAGGCCGGGCGCTGGATCGACGCCGACCTGTCCCGGCCCGCCGACCTCGACGCACCGGACGGCCTGATGACCCAGGCCCTGCTGCGCGTCGGCGACACCTCGTACCGCTGGTACCAGCGCATCCACCACATAGCCGTCGACGCCTACGCCCTGACGCTCCTCGGCAACCGGGTCGCCGAACTGTACGCGGCCGGCGAACAGGAGGCCCCGGAGTGCCGGTTCGCCCCGCTGCGCGAACTCGTCGCGGAGGAGCAGGCGTACCTGAGCGGTGAACAGTACGCCGCCGACCGGGAGTTCTGGACCGGGCGGATGGCCGGCGCCGTCCCCGTCACGCTCGCCCCGCCCGCCGAGCCCGACCGGGGCCCCGCCTCGCCCGTCGGACCCGGCCGGGCCACCGCCCCGGACCCCCGGCCGCGCCGGTACGCCACCCGGCTGTCCGCCGCAACGGTCACCCGCGCCGCCGAGGCCGTCCGGGCCACCTGGGCCGAACTGGTCGTCGCCGCCACCGCCGTCCACCTGCACCGGCTCACCGGCACCCGCGACGTCGTCCTCGGCCTGCCCGTGACCAACCGCCGCACCCCCGCCGCGCTGCGCACCCCGGCGATGACCGTGAACGTCCTCCCGCTGCGCCTCGCCGTCCGCCCCGAGGACACCGCGGCCGAACTGCTGCGCCGCGTGGTGCTGGAGATCCGCCAGGTCCGCCGCCACCAGCGCTACCCGCAGGCCGACCTGCGCCGCGACCTGGACCTGACCGCCCCCACCGCGCCGCTGACCGGGCCGATGGTCAACATCAAGCCGCACGACGGCGCCCCGCTCGACCTCGGCGGGCCGTCCGGCACCGTCCGCAACCTCGCCGCGGGCCCGGTCGAGGACCTCGCCGTCGGCGCCTGGCCCGGCCCGGACGACACCCTCACCCTGGTGCTGGAGGCCGCCCCCGACCGCTACACCGCCGCCGACACCGAACGGTACGGCGCCACGCTCCTGCGCTGCCTCGACCACCTGACCGCGCTGCTGCTCACCGACCCGCACCGGCCCGTCGCCACCCTCGACCTGCTCGACGAGGACGGGATACGCCGGGTGACCGCGGGCCGCTCCGAGGAGCCCCGCACCACCACTGTCCCCGAGGAGTTCGCCGCACAGGCCGCCCGAACCCCCGACGAGACCGCCGTCCGCTGCGGCCCGGACGCCCTCACCTTCGCCGAACTGGACGCCGCCGCCGACCGGCTCTCCCACCACCTCGCCGCGCACGGCGTCGGCCCCGAAACCCCCGTCGCGCTCGCCCTGCCCCGCTCCACCGGCATGATCACCGCCCTGCTCGCGGTCCTCAAGGCGGGCGGCGTCTGCCAGCCGCTCGACCTCGGCCACCCGCCCGCCCGCACCCTCGCCGTGCTGGAGGACGCCCGCCCGGCCTGCGTCCTGGGCACCACCGAGGCACTGGCCCGGCTCCCCGAACACGGCCTGCCCGTCATCGACCTCGACGCCCCCGGGACCGTCCGGGCCCTCCGCGACGCACCCGCCGACCGCCCCGCCGCCACCCCCGCCCCCGACGACGCGGCCTACATCATCCACACCTCCGGCTCCACCGGCCGCCCCAAGGGCGTGGTCGTCACCCACGCCTCCCTCGCCAACCTGTACGCCGGACACGGCACCGACCACATCGCCCCCGCCGTCGCCCGCACCGGCCGCAACCGGCTCAAGGTCGCCCACAGCGCCTCCTTCGCCTTCGACGCCTCCTGGGACCCGGTGCTGTGGATGGTCCACGGCCACGAACTGCACCTGCTCGACGACGCCACCTATCGCGACCCGGCCGCCCTCACCGCCCACGTCGACACCCACCTCGTCGACTACCTGGACATCACCCCCTCGTACGCCGAGGCGCTCCTCGCCGAGGGGCTGCTCGGCGACGGCCACCACCGGCCCGCCGTCCTCGTCGTCGGCGGCGAACCCGTCCCCGCCCCGCTGTGGCACCGCCTCGCCACCACCGACGGCGTCCACCCGCTCAACCTGTACGGCCCCACCGAGACCACCGTCGACGCCTGCCACTGGACCGGCCCCGGATCCGACGGCAGCCCGGTGCGCGCGACCCGCCTCTACGTGCTCGACACCGCCCTGCGCCCCGCCCCCGACGACGTGCCCGGCGAGCTGTACGTGGCCGGCGCCTGCCTGGCACGCGGTTACCTCGGCCGCCCCGACCTGACGGCCGAACGCTTCGTCGCCGACCCCTACGGCGCCCTGCACGGCGACGCCGGCGGCCGGATGTACCGCACCGGGGACCTGGTGCGCCGCCGCCCCGACGGCACCGTCGAATTCCTCGGCCGCACCGACGACCAGGTCAAGATCCGCGGCTTCCGCATCGAACTCGGCGAGATCCAGGCCGTCCTGGCCGCCCACCCGTCCGTCGCCGCGGCCGCCGTCATCGCCCGCGAGGCGGCCGGCGGCAAGCGGCTGCTCGCCTACGCCGTCCCGCGCCCCGGCACCGCTGCCGACCCGGCCGCCCTGCGCGACCACCTCGCCGCCGAACTGCCCGCCCACATGGTCCCGGCCGCGGTCACCCTGCTCGACGCGCTGCCGCGCACCGCCAACGACAAGCTCGACCACCGTGCGCTGCCCGACCCCGCACCGCTCGCCGTCCCCGCCGCCCCGGCCACCGGCGCCCACCCCGCCACCCCGCACACCGACGTCGTCCGCGGCCTCTTCGCCGACCTGCTCGGCCAGGAGGAACTGGCCGCGCCCGACGCCTCCTTCTTCGACCTGGGCGGCCACTCGCTGCTCGCGGCCCGGCTCGCCGCCCGGCTGCGGGAGACCTTCGACGTGCCCGTCTCCGTCGCCGACGTGTTCCGCGAGCCCACCCCGGCCGCCCTCGCCGCCCTGGTCCGCGCCCGCCACACCGGCGCCCCCGCCGACGACGTACCGCTGACCCCGGTGCCCCGCACCGGCGAACTGCCGCTGTCCCCGGCCCAGCAGCGGCTGTGGTTCCTGCACCGGCTGGAGGGGCCCTCCCCGACGTACAACATCCCGCTCGTCCTCACCGTCGAGGGAGCACTCGACGAGGACGCGCTCACCGCCGCCCTCGCCGACCTGACGGCACGGCACGAAACCCTGCGGACGGTCTACCCGGTCCCCGAGGACGGCCCGGACAGCCTGCCCCGGCAGCACATCCTGGCCCCCGACGACCCGGCGGCCCGGCCCCGCCCCCACCGGGCCGCCGACGGCGAGGACCTGACGGCCGCCGCCCGCCGCGCCTTCGACCTGGCCCACGAGATCCCGCTGCGCGCCACCCTGTTCACCGAGGCCGCCGACCGGCACACCCTGATGCTGGTGCTGCACCACATCGCCGGCGACGGCGCCTCCACCACCCCGCTGGCCGACGACCTCGCCACCGCCTACCGGGCCCGACTCGCCGGACACGCACCGGAGTTCGCCCCCCTGACCGTGCAGTACACCGACCACGCCGCATGGCAGCGGCGCCGGCTCGGCACCCCCGACCGGCCCACCCCGCTCGCCACCGCCCAGCTCGACCACTGGAAGCAGGCCCTGGCCGGCCTGCCCGACCAGCTCGACCTGCCCACCGACCGGCCCCGCCCGCCCGTCTCCTCCACCGACGGCGACACCGTCCCGTTCGCCCTGGACACCGCCGCGCACACGGCCCTCGCCGCCCTCGCCCGCACCACCGGCGCCAGCGTCTTCATGACCGTCCAGGCGGGGCTGGCCGCCCTGCTCACCCGGCACGGCTGCGGCACCGACATCCCGCTCGGCACCCCCGTCGCCGGACGCGACGACGACGCCACCGCCGCCCTCGTCGGCTTCTTCACCAACACCGTCGTGCTCCGCACCGACACCTCCGGCGACCCCACCTTCCGGGAACTGCTGGAGCGGGTGCGGACCGGCACCCTGGCCGCGTTCGAGCACGACGCGCTGCCCTTCGACCACCTCGTCGAGGCGCTCAACCCGGCCCGCTCCCTCGCCCGCCACCCCCTCTTCCAGACCATGCTGGCCTGGCAGTCGGTCCCGGACACGGCCTTCCCGCTGGGCCCCGGCACCACCGCCCGGCTGTCCACCATGACCTCCGGCACCGCCAAGTTCGACCTCACCCTCAACGCCGGCGAACTGGCCGACGGCGGCATCGGCGGCTTCCTGGAATTCCGCACCGACCTGTTCGACCGCCCCACCGCCCAGGCCCTCGCCGACCGCCTCGCCCGGCTGCTCACCGCCGCCGCCGAGGCCCCCGACACCCCCCTCGGCCTGCTGCCGCTGCTGAGCGGGGACGAGCACCGCCGCGCCCTGGTCGACGGCAACGCCCAGCCGCTGCCCACCGCCCCCACCGCCCCGGCCACCCTCGCCGACCGCTACGAGGAGGCCGCCCGCCGCCACCCCGACCGGATCGCCGTCAGCCACGAGGACACCACCCTCACCTACGCCGAACTCTCCGCCCGCGCCCACCGCCTGGCCCGGCTGCTCGCCGCCCGCTCCATCGGCCCCGGCTCCGTCGTCGCCCTCGCCCTGCCGCGCTCCGCCGAACTGGTCACCGGCCTGCTCGCGGTCTCCCTCGCCGGCGCCGCCTACCTGCCGCTCGACCCCGACTACCCGGCCGACCGACTGGCGTACATGCTGGCCGACGCCCGCCCCGCGGCCGTCGTCACCGACACCGCCACCGCGCCCCGGCTGCCCGGCCACGACCTGCCGGTCCTCACCGTCGACGGCGACACCACCGCACACGCCACCGGCCCGCTCACCCAGGCGGAACGGGTCCGCCCGCTCACCCCCCACGACCCGGCGTACATCATCTACACCTCCGGGTCCACCGGCCGCCCCAAGGGCGTCGTGGTCACCCACCACAACGTCACCCGGCTGTTCACCGCCACCGACCACTGGTTCGGCTTCGGCCCCGACGACGTGTGGACGCTGTTCCACTCCTACGCCTTCGACTTCTCCGTCTGGGAACTGTGGGGCGCCCTGCTGCACGGCGGCAAGGTCGTCGTCGTGCCGCACCTGACCAGCCGCGACCCGCACGCCTTCCTGCGGCTGCTCGCCGCGCAGCGGGTGACCGTCCTCAACCAGACGCCCTCCGCCTTCTACCAGCTCGCCGCCGCCGACCGGGAACACCCCGGACACGAACTCGCCCTGCGCTACGTGGTGTTCGGCGGGGAGGCGCTGGAACTGGGCCGCCTCGACGACTGGTACGCCCGGCACGCCGACGACGCACCGGTCCTGGTGAACATGTACGGCATCACCGAGACCACCGTGCACGTCACCCACTTCCCCCTCGACCGGGCCACCGCTGCCGCCGCCACCTCCTCCACCATCGGCGTCAACATCCCCGACCTGCGCGTCTACGTCCTCGACGAACGGCTCCAGCCGGTACCGCCCGGCGTCACGGGGGAGATGTACGTCGCCGGACAGGGCGTGGCGGCCGGCTACCTCGGCCGGCCCGACCTCACCGCGACCCGTTTCGTCGCCGACCCGCACGCCCACCTGTTCGGCGGGAGCGGCACCCGCATGTACCGCTCCGGGGACCTGGCCCGCCGGCGCGCCGATGGCACCCTGGAGTACTTCGGCCGCGCCGACCACCAGGTCAAGATCCGCGGCTTCCGCATCGAACTCGGCGAGATCGAGGCCGTCCTGGCCGCCCGCCCGGAGGTCGCCGACGTGGCCGTGGTCGTCCGCGAGGACGTCCCCGGCGACAAACGGCTCGTCGCCTACGCCGTACCCGCCGCCGGCCCCGGGGCCGACCCGGAGCTGACGGCGCGGCTGCGCGAGCACGCGGCCCGCGAACTGCCCGCGCACATGGTCCCGTCCGCCGTGATCGAGCTGGCCCGGCTGCCGTTGACCAGC encodes the following:
- a CDS encoding non-ribosomal peptide synthetase, with amino-acid sequence MNERPEPFPLLTAQSGIHYAQQLAPGGTEFHTADVVEIDGALDEERFERALRRTVAEADTLRLRITETDGTPAQYPDPAHALRLHRIDLRGHGAPEEEAGRWIDADLSRPADLDAPDGLMTQALLRVGDTSYRWYQRIHHIAVDAYALTLLGNRVAELYAAGEQEAPECRFAPLRELVAEEQAYLSGEQYAADREFWTGRMAGAVPVTLAPPAEPDRGPASPVGPGRATAPDPRPRRYATRLSAATVTRAAEAVRATWAELVVAATAVHLHRLTGTRDVVLGLPVTNRRTPAALRTPAMTVNVLPLRLAVRPEDTAAELLRRVVLEIRQVRRHQRYPQADLRRDLDLTAPTAPLTGPMVNIKPHDGAPLDLGGPSGTVRNLAAGPVEDLAVGAWPGPDDTLTLVLEAAPDRYTAADTERYGATLLRCLDHLTALLLTDPHRPVATLDLLDEDGIRRVTAGRSEEPRTTTVPEEFAAQAARTPDETAVRCGPDALTFAELDAAADRLSHHLAAHGVGPETPVALALPRSTGMITALLAVLKAGGVCQPLDLGHPPARTLAVLEDARPACVLGTTEALARLPEHGLPVIDLDAPGTVRALRDAPADRPAATPAPDDAAYIIHTSGSTGRPKGVVVTHASLANLYAGHGTDHIAPAVARTGRNRLKVAHSASFAFDASWDPVLWMVHGHELHLLDDATYRDPAALTAHVDTHLVDYLDITPSYAEALLAEGLLGDGHHRPAVLVVGGEPVPAPLWHRLATTDGVHPLNLYGPTETTVDACHWTGPGSDGSPVRATRLYVLDTALRPAPDDVPGELYVAGACLARGYLGRPDLTAERFVADPYGALHGDAGGRMYRTGDLVRRRPDGTVEFLGRTDDQVKIRGFRIELGEIQAVLAAHPSVAAAAVIAREAAGGKRLLAYAVPRPGTAADPAALRDHLAAELPAHMVPAAVTLLDALPRTANDKLDHRALPDPAPLAVPAAPATGAHPATPHTDVVRGLFADLLGQEELAAPDASFFDLGGHSLLAARLAARLRETFDVPVSVADVFREPTPAALAALVRARHTGAPADDVPLTPVPRTGELPLSPAQQRLWFLHRLEGPSPTYNIPLVLTVEGALDEDALTAALADLTARHETLRTVYPVPEDGPDSLPRQHILAPDDPAARPRPHRAADGEDLTAAARRAFDLAHEIPLRATLFTEAADRHTLMLVLHHIAGDGASTTPLADDLATAYRARLAGHAPEFAPLTVQYTDHAAWQRRRLGTPDRPTPLATAQLDHWKQALAGLPDQLDLPTDRPRPPVSSTDGDTVPFALDTAAHTALAALARTTGASVFMTVQAGLAALLTRHGCGTDIPLGTPVAGRDDDATAALVGFFTNTVVLRTDTSGDPTFRELLERVRTGTLAAFEHDALPFDHLVEALNPARSLARHPLFQTMLAWQSVPDTAFPLGPGTTARLSTMTSGTAKFDLTLNAGELADGGIGGFLEFRTDLFDRPTAQALADRLARLLTAAAEAPDTPLGLLPLLSGDEHRRALVDGNAQPLPTAPTAPATLADRYEEAARRHPDRIAVSHEDTTLTYAELSARAHRLARLLAARSIGPGSVVALALPRSAELVTGLLAVSLAGAAYLPLDPDYPADRLAYMLADARPAAVVTDTATAPRLPGHDLPVLTVDGDTTAHATGPLTQAERVRPLTPHDPAYIIYTSGSTGRPKGVVVTHHNVTRLFTATDHWFGFGPDDVWTLFHSYAFDFSVWELWGALLHGGKVVVVPHLTSRDPHAFLRLLAAQRVTVLNQTPSAFYQLAAADREHPGHELALRYVVFGGEALELGRLDDWYARHADDAPVLVNMYGITETTVHVTHFPLDRATAAAATSSTIGVNIPDLRVYVLDERLQPVPPGVTGEMYVAGQGVAAGYLGRPDLTATRFVADPHAHLFGGSGTRMYRSGDLARRRADGTLEYFGRADHQVKIRGFRIELGEIEAVLAARPEVADVAVVVREDVPGDKRLVAYAVPAAGPGADPELTARLREHAARELPAHMVPSAVIELARLPLTSNGKLDRTALPAPGRPAGDARGRAPRSPREEQLCALFAEVLGADRVGVDDNFFDLGGHSLLAVRLAARVTAALGTEVSIGTVFRSPTVAALGAALDAAPDGASHDDPLDVLLPLRPARDGDRAPLYCVHPAGGLSWCYAGLIRHLPADVPIYGLQAQGVGPATADEPLPASLEELAAHYVTRMREVQPAGPYRLLGWSTGGIIAHAMATRLQDLGEEVELLAILDAYPAEGFRDLPVPDHAEAMESLLAMGGHGPETLEGKPLTTEHVIEVLQREGSPLAALTTGTLESLAETYLNTNHLVRGFDHRRLDADVLFFRATVDTIDDTLTPDTWTPYVNGRIDNTDVACSHKDMTLPEPIAHIARVVADRLTDLEK
- a CDS encoding M20 family metallopeptidase, with protein sequence MTDPYDDAAPALRDVKSRIRKGIEQEGDALLDLSRRIHGHPETAFDEHRAAAWCAELLGARGFAVTAPAYGLDTAFEATAGSGPLTVAVVCEYDALPGLGHACGHNLIAAAGVGAALGLAPLADELGLRVRVLGTPAEERGAGKALMLREGAFDGVDAAMMVHPCPFEVADFRSFALGTLSVTYTGRSAHPSLNPHEGRNAADALTVAQVAIGLLRQQLPPQWRVHGITTEAGSSPNAIPDRTRAEYELRALAAEDLTELRDRVEACFRAGALATGCEVTLERPEPDYLDFRGDPELIRLWTANARALGRPEPVERAPFACTDMGNVSHAVPAIHPVLDISGGSCGPHEAAFAEAALSPAAERALLDGATAMAWTAADLAGARRAGDRTA